Proteins encoded together in one Musa acuminata AAA Group cultivar baxijiao chromosome BXJ3-6, Cavendish_Baxijiao_AAA, whole genome shotgun sequence window:
- the LOC135640035 gene encoding WAT1-related protein At1g68170-like — MMGGRDWSEVAQGLKPAAAMVLIQTSFAGVNILYKLALNDGMDVKVLVAYRYIFAAAFISPVAFFIERKRRPKITWKILGLTFLCGLFGATFAQNLYVSSMKLTSATFTSAMANLVPAVTFILAVSFRLERLGIRTNYGRAKVLGTLLGLGGAMLLTFYKGAGIELWSTNINLSEQQDHGGHHLAAPHSESGNRVMGSFLAVASCLCYALWLIIQAKLAEAYPCHYSNAALMCLMGSIQASILALCVERHRIQWRLGFDIRLLTAAYSGIFASGMSFTLLGWCIKKKGPVYASVFNPLMLLLVAILSSLLLNEKLYLGCLLGAALIVIGLYIVLWGKGREASKIDEESPAEATRESIDVAVAQEAATDPGSGNVCDPNIRKGEEVKQKANKPGCSGF, encoded by the exons ATGATGGGAGGGAGAGACTGGAGCGAGGTGGCACAAGGGCTGAAGCCGGCGGCCGCGATGGTGCTGATACAGACGTCGTTCGCCGGAGTGAACATACTGTACAAGTTGGCCTTGAACGATGGCATGGACGTGAAGGTCCTCGTCGCCTACCGATACATCTTCGCCGCCGCCTTCATCAGCCCTGTCGCGTTCTTCATAGAAAG GAAACGAAGGCCAAAGATAACGTGGAAGATACTCGGGCTGACGTTCCTCTGTGGCTTGTTTGG GGCAACTTTCGCACAAAATCTGTATGTGTCCAGTATGAAACTTACTTCGGCTACTTTCACATCTGCTATGGCCAATCTTGTTCCTGCGGTTACATTTATATTGGCTGTATCATTCAG GTTGGAAAGACTAGGAATACGAACAAATTATGGAAGAGCTAAGGTTCTAGGAACGCTCCTAGGGTTGGGTGGGGCAATGCTTCTCACCTTCTATAAGGGAGCAGGTATAGAACTTTGGTCGACAAACATCAATCTCAGTGAGCAACAGGATCATGGAGGCCACCACTTAGCAGCGCCTCACTCAGAGTCTGGTAATCGTGTCATGGGCTCATTCTTGGCAGTTGCCAGTTGTTTGTGTTATGCACTCTGGTTAATTATTCAG GCAAAGTTGGCCGAAGCATACCCTTGTCACTACTCCAACGCAGCATTGATGTGCTTGATGGGATCCATTCAAGCTAGCATCTTGGCTCTTTGTGTTGAGAGACATAGGATTCAGTGGAGACTTGGGTTTGACATTAGGCTACTCACAGCCGCATATTCA GGTATATTTGCTTCTGGGATGAGCTTTACACTCCTGGGGTGGTGCATAAAGAAGAAAGGACCAGTATATGCCTCTGTTTTCAATCCTCTGATGCTTTTACTTGTTGCCATATTGAGTTCGCTTCTACTCAATGAGAAGTTATACTTGGGATG TCTGTTGGGAGCAGCTTTGATAGTAATTGGACTCTACATAGTGCTGTGGGGAAAAGGAAGAGAAGCATCCAAGATTGATGAGGAATCTCCGGCAGAAGCTACGAGGGAATCTATAGACGTAGCAGTAGCTCAAGAAGCTGCTACTGATCCAGGCTCTGGAAATGTATGCGACCCAAACATCAGGAAAGGAGAGGAGGTGAAACAGAAGGCAAACAAGCCAGGATGTAGTGGGTTTTAA
- the LOC135640501 gene encoding protein BYPASS1-LIKE-like, protein MPVSVYQGFPSSSSVSFVFLGRSIRSIRADSVRRMNAHHHMATAEQQELCAFQRCVADHFMDLSAVGADGLLSLSWVHKLLHAFLVCHEEFRALLVDRWALIALPPLEHLIADFSDRAVKALDICNAARDGVNQLRRLLAQLEIVVAALGPAAASTSRRRIGEGQLRRSRKALGEVAVVLDDKDAGSILSHSNRSFVRSGNADPFSSPSGGRRSSHFRSTSSTVSRSWSAARQLQAIGSNTTAPRGHEVDASAGLAVPIYTMTAVLLFSMHSLVAAIPCRDRGLQAHFSVPRTFPWSAPIVSLHMRIMEESKKKDRRNSAGLLKEIQQIERCTHQLSELLDTIQLPMSEEEEKEVRQRVGELSEVCDALKDGLDPLERQVREVFLRIVRSHTESLDCLSHTAQ, encoded by the coding sequence ATGCCAGTCTCCGTGTACCAGGGCTTCCCATCCTCCTCCTCGGTCTCCTTTGTCTTCCTTGGCCGCTCCATCCGAAGCATCCGCGCCGATTCTGTTCGCCGCATGAACGCCCACCACCACATGGCCACCGCCGAGCAACAGGAGCTGTGCGCCTTCCAGCGCTGCGTCGCAGACCACTTCATGGACCTCTCTGCCGTCGGTGCCGACGGCCTTTTGTCACTCTCCTGGGTCCACAAGCTCCTTCACGCCTTCCTCGTGTGCCACGAGGAGTTCCGGGCGCTTCTCGTCGACCGCTGGGCGCTCATTGCCTTGCCACCCCTCGAACACCTCATCGCCGACTTCTCCGACCGGGCCGTCAAGGCCCTCGACATCTGCAATGCCGCCCGCGACGGTGTCAACCAGCTCCGCCGCTTGCTGGCCCAACTTGAGATCGTGGTCGCAGCGCTCGGCCCTGCCGCCGCCTCCACGTCCCGCCGCAGAATCGGCGAGGGCCAGCTCCGCCGCTCCCGCAAGGCCCTCGGTGAAGTTGCCGTCGTGCTCGACGACAAGGACGCCGGCTCAATCCTCTCCCACAGCAACCGCTCCTTCGTCCGCAGCGGCAACGCCGACCCCTTTTCCTCGCCGAGCGGCGGCCGTCGCTCCTCCCACTTCCGCTCCACCTCCTCTACCGTGTCCCGCTCGTGGTCCGCCGCGCGGCAGCTGCAGGCCATCGGAAGCAACACGACCGCACCTCGAGGCCACGAGGTCGACGCCAGCGCCGGTCTTGCGGTGCCCATTTACACGATGACCGCTGTGCTCCTGTTTTCGATGCACTCCCTGGTGGCTGCGATCCCTTGCCGGGACCGCGGCCTCCAGGCCCACTTCTCCGTCCCGCGCACGTTTCCGTGGTCAGCGCCCATCGTATCTCTCCACATGCGGATCATGGAGGAGTCGAAGAAGAAGGATCGGAGGAACTCAGCCGGGCTGCTGAAGGAGATCCAACAGATCGAAAGGTGCACACACCAATTGAGCGAGCTGCTAGACACCATTCAGCTCCCGatgtcggaggaggaggagaaagaggtgaGGCAAAGGGTGGGGGAGTTATCAGAGGTCTGCGATGCCTTGAAGGATGGGCTTGATCCGTTGGAACGTCAGGTCAGGGAGGTCTTCCTCCGGATCGTGCGCAGCCACACTGAGAGCCTCGATTGCTTGTCTCATACCGCGCAATGA